The Myotis daubentonii chromosome 9, mMyoDau2.1, whole genome shotgun sequence genome has a segment encoding these proteins:
- the AAMDC gene encoding mth938 domain-containing protein, translating into MSSPEIASLSWGQMKVQGSTKIYKDCKVWPGGSRDWDWRETGTEHSPGVQPADVEEVVKKGVQTLVIGRGMSEALKVPPSTLEYLEKQGIDVRVLQTEKAVKEYNALAVQGVRVGGVFHSTC; encoded by the exons ATGTCTTCCCCTGAAATTGCTTCCCTTTCATGGGGGCAAATGAAAGTACAAGGCTCTACTAAAATCTATAAGGACTGCAAAGTGTGGCCAGGGGGAAGTCGGGATTGGGATTGGAGAGAAACAGGAACTGAG CATTCTCCTGGTGTGCAGCCTGCAGATGTGGAAGAAGTTGTCAAGAAGGGTGTGCAGACCCTTGTGATTGGCCGAGGGATGAGTGAGGCCTTGAAG gTCCCCCCATCAACCCTGGAGTACCTTGAGAAACAAGGCATTGATGTACGAGTACTCCAGACAGAGAAGGCCGTAAAGGAGTACAATGCCTTGGCTGTCCAAGGTGTCAGGGTCGGAGGGGTCTTCCATTCCACCTGCTGA